One part of the Gossypium raimondii isolate GPD5lz chromosome 1, ASM2569854v1, whole genome shotgun sequence genome encodes these proteins:
- the LOC128032639 gene encoding uncharacterized protein LOC128032639: protein MKSISWNVCGLGSPRTVRRLRHFLKQHNPQMVFLMETKVNKQCMEKVRRSCGFLNGIDVAAKGFRGGLCLAWKGEILVTLRSFSRSHTDVMVKEENDKEEWRFTGFYGSLYVKDKEESWNLLRKLGRDQRHPWLVSGDFNEIMYSFEKKGGLAREERRMEAFKKTLEECQLEDLGYTGAWFTWERGNLPKTNIRERLDRGVANDKWRNLFPSGNIQHLIHTMSDYCPLLLNSKTGNTYVGRPRFKFEAWWIMEDSLEGIIKTSWETSASTLMEKLEKLQSNLKEWYATPRRKRNNISRLELDGGGEVTEEDKISKAAKTFFQKLFSSKGVGELSHLLTGIDGNITPEMNADLMRKFTKEEVLLALKGMGLTKALRPDGFPALFFQQYWHIVGKEVTSFCLGCLNSGKTLGRFNATDIVLIPKIQNPKNLANFRPISLCTVIYKLVAKTIANRLQGVIGQCIDVAQSTFVPGRLISDNILIAYELLHTFTRKRTGKKGLMAVKLDMSKAYDRVE from the exons ATGAAAAGCATCAGTTGGAATGTTTGTGGATTGGGGAGTCCACGAACAGTTAGAAGGCTGCGACACTTTTTAAAGCAGCATAATCCCCAGATGGTCTTCTTAATGGAGACAAAAGTTAACAAGCAGTGCATGGAAAAAGTCAGAAGAAGCTGCGGGTTTCTGAATGGAATTGATGTTGCTGCAAAAGGCTTCCGAGGAGGTTTATGTTTAGCATGGAAGGGAGAAATTTTAGTCACTTTAAGGAGCTTCTCCAGGAGTCATACTGATGTTATGGTGAAGgaagaaaatgacaaagaaGAGTGGAGATTCACAGGATTCTATGGCTCCCTTTATGTCAAAGATAAGGAGGAGTCTTGGAACTTATTACGGAAACTAGGACGTGATCAGAGACACCCATGGCTTGTAAGTGGGGATTTCAACGAAATTATGTACTCCTTTGAGAAGAAGGGAGGGCTTGCAAGAGAAGAAAGAAGGATGGAGGCTTTCAAGAAGACCCTTGAGGAATGTCAGTTAGAAGACCTAGGGTATACAGGGGCTTGGTTTACATGGGAAAGAGGGAATCTGCCTAAAACAAATATTAGAGAAAGATTGGATAGGGGAGTTGCTAATGATAAATGGCGGAATCTTTTCCCAAGTGGTAATATCCAACATTTAATTCATACGATGTCCGATTATTGTCCACTTTTACTCAATTCAAAAACTGGAAATACTTATGTGGGGAGGCCAAGGTTTAAATTTGAGGCATGGTGGATCATGGAAGATTCTTTAGAAGGAATAATTAAAACATCTTGGGAAACATCCGCCAGTACTTTAATGGAGAAATTGGAAAAGCTGCAATCGAATTTAAAAGAATGG TATGCCACGCCCCGACGAAAGAGAAACAATATTTCAAGGCTTGAATTGGATGGAGGAGGAGAAGTGACTGAGGAAGATAAGATCAGTAAAGCAGCCAAGACATTTTTTCAGAAGCTTTTTTCATCAAAAGGAGTAGGAGAACTATCTCATCTCTTAACTGGTATTGATGGTAACATTACGCCAGAAATGAACGCAGATTTAATGAGAAAATTTACGAAAGAAGAGGTGCTTTTAGCCTTGAAAGGTATGGGACTTACGAAAGCACTAAGACCTGATGGATTTCCAGCACTTTTCTTTCAGCAATACTGGCATATAGTGGGGAAAGAAGTTACTAGTTTCTGCCTTGGATGCTTAAATAGCGGTAAAACTCTTGGCCGTTTCAATGCAACTGATATTGTATTGATTCCAAAAATTCAGAATCCCAAGAATTTAGCCAATTTCAGACCAATCAGCTTATGCACAGTTATTTATAAACTCGTTGCAAAGACTATTGCCAATAGACTTCAGGGGGTTATCGGGCAGTGTATTGATGTGGCGCAGAGTACTTTTGTCCCAGGTAGGCTAATTTctgataatatattaatagcTTACGAGCTCCTTCATACTTTCACGCGAAAACGTACAGGTAAGAAAGGTTTAATGGCAGTTAAGCTTGATATGAGCAAAGCCTATGATAGGGTTGAGTGA